The Mycobacterium avium subsp. avium genomic sequence CCAGATGGCGCGCACGTCCCAGGAGACCTTGCCGTATCCCTGGCCCACTTCGTATTCCGTAGGCAGCGTGATTTCTCGCATCAGGGTGCGGACGTCTTTGCCGGCGTTCATCCCGGCCACCGTCTGACCGTGGAGGTAGCCGAGGGCGTCGCGCAGCCGGGTGAGCTCCTCGTCGATGCGGTCGGCACCCGCGATGGGCTCGAAGTGACCCGTCACCAGCAACTCGGCCCGCAGGCCGCGAACCCGCTCCACCGAGGCGATGGCCGTCAACGCGTCCCGGTACCGGTCGCCGCGCATGGTGACCAGGTTCGGAATATGACCGAACAGCGGCCCGAAGGTGTTCCCGCACAGGCATATTCGCTCGTCAGGTAACCAGACCACCAGCGAGTCGGTGGTTTCGCCGCCGGGCACCGAGATCAGCTCCATCCGCCGGCCGCCGAGCTCCAGGGTCAGCGTGTCCTCGAAGTCGAGGTCGACGACGGGCACGCTCTGCCCGGGCAACCGGGTGGTGCCCAGGCGCCGCTGGATGGCCTTGATGCCGCCGGCCAGGGTGTCTTTGAAGGCAAAGGCGCTGCGGCTGGCCCGGTACGGGATCAGCCGCTCGTTGTCGTCGCGCCACATCGTCCAGTTCGCTTGCGCCACAACGACGGTGTCCGGGTCGCGAACACTGTCCAGGCCGCCGACGTGGTCCACGTGGCCCTGCGTGAAGATGATGTAGCGCACCGGTGAGGAATCCACGGCGTCGAAGTTGGCGCGATGCACCGGGCCCTCGAAACCCATGCCGGTATTGACGATCACCCGGCCCTCCGCGGTGGTGAGCAAATAGGAGTTGGACAGCCCGGGCGAGCACCACAGTCCCGGGGCGATGGGGTCGGCCCGCTCCGCGGACGCCGGGCGCATCGCCTCGGCACCCGGCCTGCTCCGATAGACAGGTTCGGGCATCGCTGACTCCTTCATTCGGGGCGCACGTCGAACTTGTCGAAGTAGAAGCCGAAACGGGCGCGCAGCTCGTCGGCGGAGATGCCGAAATGGCGCTGCAACTGGTAGCGGATGCGGCCGTGCTTACCGCGCGGATTTCCGTCCAGGTAGCGCTGAAAGCGGTCGCGCACCCGCTGCGGCAATTCCACCCCGCCGCGCTCATACAGCCGTTCGATCACCGGGATCTCGTTGCCGCTCAACTGATGGAAGCTGATGTCGACGCTGCGTTCCGGGGCCACCAGGTCGCGGTCGCGGACGCAGGCGCTCAGCAGTCGGTGCACCCGGTCGCTCCAGTAGTCCAGCAGCCACTGCGGGTCAATGCTGGTGCGGCGCAACCGATCCGAGTAGGCCATCATGGTGATCGCCGACTGGATCACTGCGACGGGGTCGCGGTGCGTGAACGCGATCGTCGCATCGGGGAAGGTCGCCATCAGCGGGCCGAGCTGCTCGCAGTGCTGCGGACTTTTGAGCACCCAGGTCCGCGGCCCGCGCAGGAAGGTCAACGCCTGCAACACCTTCTTCAGGTAGGCGTAGTGCCGGGTTTGGTCCAGGCTCAGGTAGTGATCGCGCCAGGCGGGCACCCGCGCATGCCATTCCAGGACGTAGGAGGCCAGATCGAGGTCGAGCAGTTCCACTTCCTCCTCGATCGCCTCGGGAAACCGGTCGTGCATGGCGGCCACCACGGGCGCGCTGGCCATCAGCGCCTCGTGTTCCGCCTTGGCGCGGGCATACCGGGGGTCGACACCGAAGACGTCGGGGCCCTGACCACGGGCCGGGATAGGCTCCTGGCTCTCCCAATAGGGCAGTGCACGCCGGCGCGGGTCGCAGGCGATCAGGTTCACAAGATGCGTGGTGCCCGAACGCGGCATCCCGACGACGATGAACGGCTGCTCGATCGGGATGGACTCGATCTCGGGATACCGCTGGAGCAGCTCGGTCAGCGACAACCGGTTGCGCAGCAGCCGCACCACGCGCTGCCGCAGCGACCCCCGGGTGAGCTGGCGCAGCCCGTGGTCGGCTTCGATCGCCGCGACGTGGACGTGCAGACGGTCGACGAAGCCGTGCGTGTCGTCGAGGTCGGCGCCGCGCAGGCCGGCCTGCTCGATCGCCTCGGCGAGCATCCGGTCGATGTCGAGATCGACGGGCTTGGCCTCGGTGAACTCCAGGATCTGACGTTGTACGTCGGTGAGCCGGGGCGAGGTCAGATCGTCGAAGTCGATGTCGTCAACCGCGGAACCCACCGGGATCCTAGAGGTTGGCCAGGTCGTCGGGAACGTCGATCTTGTGTTCCTGTAGCGCTTCCAGCGGCACCACCTCAAGGGTGCTCTCGTGCGTCGACGCCAACACCACCGGGGCCGCGCACCCGTCGTGATGCGCGCGCAGCCAATTCAGCGCGGTCACGCACCAGCGGTCGCCGGGCAGCAGACCGGGGAACCGGTACTCGGGGACCGGCGTCAGCAAGTCGTTGCCGATGGAACGCTGGTGCTCCAGGAATTCGCCGGTCATCACGGCGCAAATCGTGTGCCGCCCAAGGTCCTGCGGTCCCGTCGAGCAACAGCCGTCGCGGTAGAAACCGGTCAGCGGATCGGTGCCACAGGGTTGCAGCGGACCGCCTAGCACGTTTCGATCAGGCACCCGTTCAGTATTGCGCTCGCGGGGGTGAAGTTTGAAGTAATTCTGCCGACTCGGTGGGATGGATTTTCCCGTGCGCCGTGATCGACGATGATGGCCGCAGGCCGCCGCAGACACCGATCGGGTTACCGGACTCGTTGTCCACCAACGGGTTAGGGCGCGACCGGGAGATTGTAACCTTGCCGACGTTCGCGATGGGCCGGGGCGCGCCGGAGGCGGATGGTCACGGATTGGTCACGATGACGGCCCGGTAACAATCGTTATCTTCAACCTGTCGCGACGCGCTGAGCAAATCCCGGGGAAATCGCCCCGAAAACTTATCGTCACATCGTGGAACGACGAACGGCCCTGAAGCTTCCCTTGCTGCTGGCGGCGGGCGCCGCAGTTGCCCGGGCGCCCCGGGCCTCGGCGGAGGAAGCTGGCCGGTGGTCGCCCGAGCGCGCCAACCGCTGGTATCAGGCGCAGGGTTGGCTGGTGGGAGCAAACTACATTCCGGCCAACGCCATCAACCAGCTGGAGATGTTCCAGCCCGACACCTTCGATCCCCGGCGCATCGACACCGAGCTGGGCTGGGCGCAGTTCTACGGTCACAACACGGCGCGAGTGTTCCTTCATGATCAGCTCTGGGCCGCCGATCAGCGCGGGTTCCAAACCCGCCTTGGGCAATTCGTCGACATCGCCGCACGACATCGCATCAAGCCGCTGTTCGTCTTCTTCGACTCGTGTTGGGACCCGCAGCCCCGGGCCGGCCGGCAGCGCCCGCCGCGGCCGGGCGTGCACAACTCCGGGTGGGTGCAGAGTCCGGGCGCCGAGCGTCTCGGCGACCCCCGCTACATCCCCGTCATGCGTGACTACGTCACCTCGGTGATGACCCAATTCCGCAACGACGACCGGGTTTTGGGCTGGGACCTGTGGAACGAGCCGGACAACCCGGCGCGGCAGTACCGCAACGTCGAACGGAGCGACAAGGAGCAGCTCGTCGCCAACCTGCTGCCGCAGGTGTTTCGGTGGGCGCGAGCGGTCGATGCCAGTCAGCCGCTCACCAGTGGGGTGTGGCGCGGGGATTGGGGACAACCGCAGGGCCGCAGCGCAATCAGCGACATCCAGCTGGCCAATGCCGACGTCATCACCTTCCATTCGTATGCCGAGCCTGCGGGCTTCGAGTCGAGGATCAACGAGCTCACCCCGCTGGGCCGGCCGATCCTGTGCACCGAGTACATGGCCCGGCCGCGGGGCAGCACCGTCGAGAGCATCCTGCCGGTGGCCAAGCGGCACAACGTCGGCGCCATCAACTGGGGCCTGGTCGCCGGCAAGACGCAGACCTACTTCCCCTGGGATTCATGGGATCATCCGTACACCTCGGTGCCCAAGGTGTGGTTCCACGACCTGATCCGGCCCGAGGGGCGGCCGTTCCAGGACATCGAAGCCCTGACGGTGCGGAAGCTGGCCGGTAACCAGACCTGAACCGTGGGAGGGCGGCCCGCGTTGCCTGACTAATTCTCAAGTGGTACACGGTATTTCGCATTCAATCCTCGGACTTCACCCGTACAGATGAGCATATCCGCGCACGGTTCGGCCCCGGAAATGCCGGGTCGCGTCGATACTCGGTCCTAGCATGGGTTTGCTGCGTTAGCCCGATCTAGGAGCACGTCATGTCGTCTGAGTACTGGGACGAAGAGGAAACCTGCGAGCTATGCGGTGGCCCGGTCGCCGTCCTGATGAAGCAGGACTACGCGCATGGCGGTGTGCCTCTTCGGCCCATCGCCCAGCGGGCTATTTGCCTGAAGGGCTGCGTGGGCCAGGTGATATCGCCCGAACGCATGCTGGATCGCGGCGCCTGACCGCACGTCCGGCGCAGCGGTGCCGCGGCGTGGGCATCGCCCTGGCAGCCGTTCCTAATCGGGAGCAGAGTCGCGACCTGGGTCGCCACGGTGATGCCCTGCACCGGCCCGCCGAGTAGTAGGGTTATACCTGCTCAGAAGGGGGCGGCGATGCTTGTCGGTGGTTGGCGGCGATTGGCGGCGCCATGCAGCTGACAAACCTGAGCGAAGCGGAATTGATCGCGTCGGCCGGGGGTGATCCGTGGGCGATCAACCAGAGCCTGCAGGCCGGCAGCCCGTTTCAAATCTCGCAGTTGGCGCAGGCCTTTCACACCGCCGGCCGGTGCACCGCCGAAGCCGACCACGCATTCGAGGACGCCCGCAAGCGCTTCGACGCCGCCTGGAATCACCAAAATGGCGACCACCCGATCAACGACTCGGACGAGGTGCAGCGCGTGACCAAATCCCTTGGCGCGCAGTCCTTGCAGCTGCCCAAGATCGGGGCCGATCTGGAAGGCATCGCCGCCTCCCTGGCCGAGGCGCAAAAGGCCGGGGCCCAGGAGATCGCCGAGTTGGAACGTGAGCTGCGCGGGCTGGACAACATCACCGGTGCGATCAACCATGATTTGACGCTTGACCTATCTGCGTCGGAACGCTCCGAATTAGAGTCACTCAAG encodes the following:
- a CDS encoding MBL fold metallo-hydrolase, which gives rise to MPEPVYRSRPGAEAMRPASAERADPIAPGLWCSPGLSNSYLLTTAEGRVIVNTGMGFEGPVHRANFDAVDSSPVRYIIFTQGHVDHVGGLDSVRDPDTVVVAQANWTMWRDDNERLIPYRASRSAFAFKDTLAGGIKAIQRRLGTTRLPGQSVPVVDLDFEDTLTLELGGRRMELISVPGGETTDSLVVWLPDERICLCGNTFGPLFGHIPNLVTMRGDRYRDALTAIASVERVRGLRAELLVTGHFEPIAGADRIDEELTRLRDALGYLHGQTVAGMNAGKDVRTLMREITLPTEYEVGQGYGKVSWDVRAIWENYSGWFHHESTTELYPVGFDAVAHDVVELAGADALLDRARAHLAADRALHAIHLAQLLPAEHSGAREVLRQAHEKLLASSTNFWESAWLRHQIARNS
- a CDS encoding cellulase family glycosylhydrolase — translated: MERRTALKLPLLLAAGAAVARAPRASAEEAGRWSPERANRWYQAQGWLVGANYIPANAINQLEMFQPDTFDPRRIDTELGWAQFYGHNTARVFLHDQLWAADQRGFQTRLGQFVDIAARHRIKPLFVFFDSCWDPQPRAGRQRPPRPGVHNSGWVQSPGAERLGDPRYIPVMRDYVTSVMTQFRNDDRVLGWDLWNEPDNPARQYRNVERSDKEQLVANLLPQVFRWARAVDASQPLTSGVWRGDWGQPQGRSAISDIQLANADVITFHSYAEPAGFESRINELTPLGRPILCTEYMARPRGSTVESILPVAKRHNVGAINWGLVAGKTQTYFPWDSWDHPYTSVPKVWFHDLIRPEGRPFQDIEALTVRKLAGNQT
- a CDS encoding sulfotransferase family protein — its product is MGSAVDDIDFDDLTSPRLTDVQRQILEFTEAKPVDLDIDRMLAEAIEQAGLRGADLDDTHGFVDRLHVHVAAIEADHGLRQLTRGSLRQRVVRLLRNRLSLTELLQRYPEIESIPIEQPFIVVGMPRSGTTHLVNLIACDPRRRALPYWESQEPIPARGQGPDVFGVDPRYARAKAEHEALMASAPVVAAMHDRFPEAIEEEVELLDLDLASYVLEWHARVPAWRDHYLSLDQTRHYAYLKKVLQALTFLRGPRTWVLKSPQHCEQLGPLMATFPDATIAFTHRDPVAVIQSAITMMAYSDRLRRTSIDPQWLLDYWSDRVHRLLSACVRDRDLVAPERSVDISFHQLSGNEIPVIERLYERGGVELPQRVRDRFQRYLDGNPRGKHGRIRYQLQRHFGISADELRARFGFYFDKFDVRPE
- a CDS encoding DUF2237 family protein is translated as MPDRNVLGGPLQPCGTDPLTGFYRDGCCSTGPQDLGRHTICAVMTGEFLEHQRSIGNDLLTPVPEYRFPGLLPGDRWCVTALNWLRAHHDGCAAPVVLASTHESTLEVVPLEALQEHKIDVPDDLANL